One segment of Rosa chinensis cultivar Old Blush chromosome 6, RchiOBHm-V2, whole genome shotgun sequence DNA contains the following:
- the LOC112173295 gene encoding RNA-binding protein 1, translating into MDSDQAKLFVGGFSKDTTEATLKEHFGQYGVVSGSTVTKDRVTSSSRGFGFVWFSDPSSADKALEDSHVILGRKVDVKKAKPRRAWAYPIPNPKNQEPLPPQQLQSSSFESGSNFRTRKIFVGGLSPSVTELEFKNYFEKFGRVTDVVVMMDSATHRPRGFGFITFDSEESVENVMQKNFHELNGKFVEVKRAVPREESYSNNERGYQPGSNRPRYTGSPTTYGVLPTPAPYNGFGGFTGGTGVYGGWYPSGGYAGVPYGITPIVPQAWVFPYGNTFYPAYMSGGGWVAAAAGGHNLYNRVSEPAVNRRGFVIEHAPADVKSSGIEGEKLDVDGAA; encoded by the exons ATGGACTCTGATCAAGCGAAGCTCTTCGTCGGTGGTTTTTCCAAGGACACCACCGAAGCCACATTGAAAGAACACTTCGGCCAATACGGCGTCGTTTCGGGCTCGACGGTTACCAAGGACCGCGTCACAAGCAGTTCTCGAGGGTTTGGCTTCGTCTGGTTCTCTGATCCGTCTTCCGCTGATAAAGCCCTAGAAGACTCGCATGTCATTCTCGGAAGAAAG GTAGATGTGAAGAAAGCAAAGCCCAGAAGAGCCTGGGCATACCCCATCCCCAACCCCAAAAACCAAGAACCACTGCCACCGCAACAACTGCAAAGTAGTAGTTTTGAGAGTGGCAGTAATTTTAGAACAAGGAAGATTTTTGTCGGGGGATTGTCGCCGAGTGTAACTGAGTTGGAGTTTAAGAATTACTTTGAGAAGTTTGGTAGGGTAACTGATGTAGTGGTGATGATGGACAGCGCAACTCACCGCCCTCGGGGCTTTGGTTTTATCACTTTTGATTCAGAGGAGTCGGTTGAGAATGTAATGCAGAAGAACTTTCATGAGTTGAATGGTAAGTTTGTGGAGGTCAAGAGGGCTGTGCCGAGGGAGGAGAGTTACAGCAACAATGAGAGGGGTTATCAGCCGGGCAGTAATCGTCCTCGATATACTGGTAGTCCTACTACATATGGAGTTCTTCCTACTCCTGCACCTTATAATGGTTTCGGAGGGTTTACTGGTGGAACAGGTGTTTATGGCGGTTGGTACCCATCGGGTGGATACGCTGGGGTTCCTTATGGCATTACCCCAATTGTTCCTCAGGCGTGGGTGTTTCCATACGGCAACACTTTTTATCCTGCCTACATGAGTGGCGGGGGATGGGTGGCGGCTGCTGCTGGTGGGCATAACTTGTATAACAGAGTGTCCGAGCCAGCTGTGAATCGGCGTGGTTTTGTCATTGAGCATGCACCAGCGGATGTGAAGTCGTCTGGGATTGAAGGGGAGAAACTTGATGTTGATGGTGCTGCTTGA
- the LOC112173296 gene encoding uncharacterized protein LOC112173296 produces the protein MLILSQAPTGALSASCSRKPPLKFTNPNPPIFSTRKPKFLPRPNPSKSLNLTIAKAVDGGGVDSTSPAAAVKPLPSPPPSPLDNDQPVFVGGENMPLEGVIQFDKPRPSSSARIRKWGKVALLAGGDVLALLTFAAIGRFSHGFPVLDLETLRTADPFIAGWFLSAYFLGGFGEDGRGINGLPKAVTASAKSWALGIPLGIVIRASTAGHIPSFSFVLVSMGSTAVLLLGWRTLLYKFLPGDKSKKSDVYRRGSPFELFELLTSLVRRW, from the exons ATGCTAATTCTGAGCCAAGCTCCCACCGGAGCCTTATCGGCCAGCTGTTCTCGCAAGCCCCCTCTCAAATTCACCAACCCGAACCCGCCAATCTTCTCGACCCGAAAACCCAAATTCCTTCCCAGACCCAACCCGTCCAAGTCCCTCAACCTCACGATCGCTAAAGCCGTCGACGGAGGAGGCGTCGATTCCACCTCACCCGCCGCCGCCGTCAAGCCGCTCCCCTCTCCTCCTCCGTCGCCGTTAGACAATGACCAGCCCGTCTTCGTCGGCGGCGAGAATATGCCCTTGGAAGGCGTCATTCAGTTCGACAAGCCCAGGCCCAGCTCCTCTGCTCGAATCAGAAAATGGGG TAAGGTGGCATTGCTCGCCGGCGGGGATGTTCTGGCTTTGCTGACGTTCGCTGCAATTGGGAGATTCAGTCATGGCTTCCCTGTTTTGGACCTTGAAACCCTCCGCACTGCTGACCCTTTTATTGCCG GTTGGTTTTTGAGTGCTTATTTCCTCGGAGGCTTTGGGGAAGACGGACGTGGAATCAATGGTCTGCCTAAGGCTGTTACTGCTTCTGCAAAGTCATGGGCCCTCGGAATCCCA CTTGGGATAGTCATAAGGGCATCAACAGCAGGTCACATTCCCTCATTCAGTTTTGTGTTGGTATCAATGGGGAGCACTGCTGTTCTACTTTTGGGATGGAGGACGTTATTGTATAAATTCCTTCCTGGTGATAAGAGCAAAAAGAGTGATGTATATCGCCGTGGTAGCCCGTTTGAGTTGTTTGAG TTGCTCACATCTCTAGTACGAAGATGGTGA